From the genome of Methanosphaera cuniculi, one region includes:
- a CDS encoding MTAP family purine nucleoside phosphorylase encodes MIGLIGGTGTKPLLETYPITSTEEITTEYGKAPKISILEIGNKQVAYMPRHSMGHSTPPHMINYRANIEALKTIGVNQVFATNSVGSLDMNIQPGSLLIPDNFIDFTHDRISTFYDDKVVHIDCTDPFCETLRSNLISCGDVHPYGIYIATQGPRFETAAEIQFYKQIGGKVVGMTLVPEVVLAREREMCYSSICAITNYAASISKDKLTITEVMDAMEDATENLLQLLTKTIEKTDEKTECICQNILNDAII; translated from the coding sequence ATGATTGGACTTATTGGAGGAACAGGAACCAAGCCCTTACTTGAAACATATCCTATTACCTCAACTGAGGAAATTACAACAGAATATGGAAAAGCTCCAAAAATATCAATACTTGAAATTGGAAATAAACAAGTAGCATACATGCCAAGACACAGTATGGGACATTCAACACCTCCACATATGATAAATTACCGTGCAAACATAGAAGCACTAAAAACAATAGGTGTTAACCAAGTATTTGCAACAAATTCTGTAGGATCACTAGATATGAATATACAACCAGGAAGTCTGCTAATACCTGATAACTTCATAGACTTTACACATGATAGAATTTCTACATTTTATGATGATAAGGTTGTACATATTGATTGTACAGATCCATTTTGTGAAACTTTAAGATCTAATCTTATAAGCTGTGGGGATGTACATCCTTATGGAATATATATTGCTACTCAAGGTCCAAGATTTGAAACAGCAGCAGAAATCCAGTTTTATAAACAAATAGGTGGAAAAGTAGTTGGAATGACACTTGTTCCTGAAGTTGTACTTGCACGTGAACGTGAGATGTGTTATAGTAGTATATGTGCAATAACAAATTATGCAGCTTCAATATCAAAAGATAAACTAACAATAACAGAAGTAATGGATGCAATGGAAGATGCAACTGAAAATTTACTTCAATTATTAACAAAAACAATTGAAAAAACAGATGAAAAAACAGAATGTATATGTCAAAATATACTTAATGATGCTATTATTTAA